A region of Micropterus dolomieu isolate WLL.071019.BEF.003 ecotype Adirondacks linkage group LG01, ASM2129224v1, whole genome shotgun sequence DNA encodes the following proteins:
- the LOC123973536 gene encoding SH3 domain-binding protein 4-A-like — translation MAAHRIIRVTNNNHILPRCKSEGTLIDLSEGVTGASLNDVKVPSPSALRLNTPASYGVAQEVVAIKDYCPSSFTTLKFSKGDRLYVLDTSGGEWWYAHNNMEMGYIPAAYVQPVNFRNSSLSDSGMIDSLGEGYEDGSKEFAGMGEWTGMTIKRSPTYNNSPFSVNPFICPLDQNCKDIGVRNSADLILFDALASPSSCSNYNTSTIMTNGFSSCHINNTNPTSPNQEVVPYPQRDNPFFRSKRSHSLSELSVLQAQSNPILPSSGFFTGLKAPSPEQFQSREDFRTAWLNHRKLARSCHDLDSLGQSPGWGQTQPVETNIVCMLDSNGGVVQLPDTLISALIPEGHVSDGDHQQISMKALLDPPLELNNDHCSTVSPVVEIKLSNMETKSFITLEMKVSVTIKRESCHTAEVLCVRSDCKEGPYTPIPNAYIYKDTIQVQLDSLEPCMYVAAVIQSQHISHNTTVWDHVQRKVTLGVYGPKHIHPSFKTVVAMFGHDCAPKTLLVSEVGRQASSTPPVAFQLWGRHQFMLGFPQDLQVGLYSNMSNYQVKASEGAGMIRGFQVKLGKVSRLLYMITSHNPNSISDFTLRVQVKDALDCILTQFCVQTPQPPPKTVARITGQRRFLKKKEVDKIVLSPLAVTSKYPKFQDRCITNLKFGKLIKTVIRQHKSTYLLEYKKGDVIALLSEEKIKLRGQLRTKEWYIGYYQGKIGLVHAKNVLVLGKVKPIYWCGPDLTTTMLLEQILKPCKFLTYIYATVRTVLMENVGNWRAFADALGYGNLPLNYFCRTEVDNEPEKVASVLEKLKEECTNVENKERKSFQRELMMALLKMDCQGLVARLVLDFVLLTTAVEVASRWRELAEKLARVSRQQMEAYEAPHRDKNGLLDNESMWKPAYDFLLTWAAHVGDSYRDVIQELHLGLDKMRNPITKRWKHLTGALILVNCLDTLRSAAFCPTGYGDFAV, via the exons ATGGCTGCCCATCGAATTATCAGAGTGACAAACAACAACCACATCCTCCCTCGCTGTAAGTCGGAAGGGACGCTCATCGACCTCAGTGAAGGAGTCACCGGAGCCAGTCTCAATGATGTCAAAG TGCCTTCTCCCAGTGCCTTAAGGCTGAACACTCCAGCCTCCTATGGAGTTGCACAGGAAGTGGTTGCCATAAAGGATTACTGCCCCAGCAGCTTCACCACGCTGAAATTCTCCAAAGGTGATCGCCTCTATGTGCTGGACACGTCAGGTGGAGAGTGGTGGTATGCCCACAACAACATGGAAATGGGGTACATCCCGGCTGCCTACGTCCAGCCGGTCAACTTCAGGAACTCTTCACTTAGCGACAGTGGGATGATTGACAGTCTCGGGGAAGGGTACGAGGATGGGTCAAAGGAGTTTGCAGGCATGGGGGAGTGGACAGGGATGACCATTAAGCGTTCCCCAACTTACAACAACAGTCCCTTCTCTGTGAACCCCTTTATCTGTCCGTTAGATCAGAACTGCAAAGATATAGGTGTGAGGAACTCAGCAGACCTTATTCTGTTTGATGCACTGGCATCTCCATCATCTTGCTCCAACTATAACACTAGTACAATCATGACCAATGGGTTCAGCAGCTGCCACATTAACAATACCAACCCCACCAGCCCAAACCAAGAAGTTGTACCTTACCCTCAAAGGGATAACCCGTTTTTCAGGAGTAAACGTTCCCACAGTCTCTCAGAACTGTCAGTCCTGCAGGCGCAATCAAATCCAATCTTGCCCTCTTCGGGATTCTTCACAGGCCTTAAGGCTCCTTCACCGGAGCAGTTTCAGAGCAGGGAGGACTTCAGGACTGCTTGGTTGAACCATAGAAAGCTAGCCAGGTCTTGTCATGACCTTGACTCCCTAGGCCAGAGTCCTGGTTGGGGCCAGACGCAGCCGGTGGAGACCAACATCGTGTGCATGTTGGACAGTAATGGAGGAGTTGTTCAGCTCCCAGACACTCTCATCAGCGCACTCATCCCCGAAGGCCACGTCAGCGATGGAGACCACCAGCAGATCTCCATGAAAGCCTTACTAGACCCTCCTCTGGAGCTCAACAATGACCACTGCTCCACCGTCAGCCCCGTGGTGGAGATTAAGCTCAGCAACATGGAGACTAAGTCCTTCATCACACTGGAGATGAAGGTATCGGTAACGATCAAGAGGGAGAGTTGTCACACTGCAGAGGTGCTCTGCGTTCGAAGCGACTGCAAAGAAGGGCCTTACACGCCCATCCCTAATGCTTACATTTACAAGGATACAATCCAGGTGCAGTTGGATAGTCTAGAGCCTTGTATGTATGTGGCTGCTGTGATTCAGTCACAGCACATCAGCCACAACACGACTGTTTGGGACCACGTGCAGAGGAAAGTAACTCTGGGAGTCTACGGACCCAAGCACATCCACCCTTCCTTCAAAACAGTTGTGGCCATGTTTGGACATGATTGCGCCCCCAAAACCTTGTTGGTAAGTGAGGTGGGTCGGCAGGCTAGCTCCACCCCTCCAGTGGCCTTCCAGCTTTGGGGGAGGCATCAGTTCATGCTGGGGTTCCCTCAAGACCTCCAGGTGGGATTGTACTCCAACATGTCCAACTACCAGGTGAAGGCGAGCGAGGGCGCAGGAATGATTCGGGGATTTCAGGTCAAACTGGGGAAAGTCAGCAGGCTACTGTACATGATAACGTCACACAACCCTAACAGCATCTCAGACTTCACTCTCAGGGTCCAAGTCAAGGACGCCCTCGACTGTATCCTCACCCAGTTCTGCGTCCAAACTCCACAGCCACCGCCAAAGACTGTAGCGAGGATAACGGGCCAAAGGAGGtttctgaaaaagaaagaggtggATAAGATTGTCCTCTCGCCGCTGGCTGTCACTTCCAAATACCCAAAGTTTCAGGACCGGTGCATTACCAACCTTAAATTTGGCAAGTTGATCAAAACAGTGATTAGGCAGCACAAGAGCACTTATCTGTTGGAGTACAAGAAGGGGGATGTTATTGCTTTGCTCAGCGAGGAGAAAATCAAACTACGAGGGCAACTGCGGACCAAAGAGTGGTACATTGGATACTATCAAGGGAAGATAGGCCTTGTCCATGCCAAGAACGTTTTAGTTCTGGGGAAGGTCAAGCCCATTTATTGGTGCGGCCCGGACCTGACAACAACAATGCTGCTGGAGCAGATCCTGAAGCCATGTAAATTTCTCACATACATCTACGCAACTGTGAGGACCGTTTTAATGGAGAATGTTGGCAACTGGAGGGCGTTTGCAGATGCCCTGGGGTACGGGAATTTGCCACTGAATTATTTTTGCCGGACCGAGGTGGACAATGAGCCGGAGAAGGTGGCGTCGGTTCTGGAGAAACTCAAAGAGGAGTGTACAAATGTGGAGAACAAGGAGAGGAAGTCCTTCCAGAGGGAACTCATGATG GCGTTGCTGAAGATGGACTGCCAGGGTCTGGTTGCCAGACTGGTCCTGGATTTCGTCTTGTTGACCACGGCGGTGGAGGTGGCGTCCCGGTGGAGGGAACTGGCCGAGAAACTTGCTCGAGTGTCCAGACAGCAGATGGAGGCTTACGAGGCTCCGCATCGCGACAAGAACGGTCTGCTGGACAATGAG TCCATGTGGAAGCCAGCCTATGACTTCCTCTTGACGTGGGCCGCCCACGTGGGGGACAGCTACCGAGACGTGATCCAGGAGCTCCACCTCGGCCTGGACAAGATGAGAAACCCCATCACCAAGAGGTGGAAGCACCTGACCGGCGCGCTAATCCTGGTCAACTGCCTCGATACCCTCCGCAGTGCTGCCTTCTGTCCCACCGGTTATGGAGATTTTGCTGTATGA